A section of the Naumovozyma dairenensis CBS 421 chromosome 5, complete genome genome encodes:
- the WTM1 gene encoding transcriptional modulator (similar to Saccharomyces cerevisiae WTM1 (YOR230W)), whose translation MTKTYKQSAYEHISSFKPKFVQRVDNILHHSKSLAFSTNVTPDTDKGTLTTSVIYSQGSDIYEMQCSLPIAGDNDKKPKPGSEYGDAFAKVEKTALSPKWVYSGETVAKMSYLDGNETTLLAMSKNGSLAWFQDGVKVPVHIVQEMMGPATSYAAMHSHVRPDSLAVSDFSLSLDNETIVKSQSNGSEEDSILKIVDNAGKPSEILRTIHVPGTTVTHTVRFFDNHMFASCSDDNVLRFWDTRTNDKPLWILSDPQNGRMTSFDASTVSSDLFVAGFSTGVLKLWDARAVESATQDFTNRQNGEEPIQKEIANFYHSGGDSVVDVQFSPTSPSEILTVGGSGNVYHWDMEYALSNYDPEDTNRVPQDASEELQTESLRFVHRGGSRRNPQQHGKRNTVAWHPVIDDFVGTVDEDSLVTVYKPFTISS comes from the coding sequence atgaCTAAAACTTACAAGCAATCAGCATACGAACATATCTCAAGTTTCAAACCAAAATTTGTTCAACGTGTTGATAACATTTTACATCACAGCAAATCCCTAGCTTTCAGCACCAATGTCACTCCAGATACTGATAAAGGAACATTAACTACAAGTGTTATCTATTCTCAAGGAAGTGACATCTATGAAATGCAATGCTCTCTACCAATTGCTGGTGACAATGATAAAAAACCAAAGCCGGGCTCTGAATACGGGGATGCCTTTGCTAAGGTTGAAAAGACTGCCTTAAGTCCAAAATGGGTTTACTCTGGTGAAACTGTCGCTAAGATGAGTTATCTAGACGGTAACGAGACTACTTTATTGGCCATGTCAAAGAATGGTTCTTTAGCATGGTTCCAAGATGGTGTCAAAGTCCCAGTTCATATTGTTCAAGAAATGATGGGTCCAGCTACCAGTTATGCCGCCATGCATTCTCATGTTAGACCAGATTCATTGGCTGTGTCTGATTTCTCTTTATCCTtagataatgaaacaattgTTAAATCTCAAAGTAATGGTTCTGAAGAAGACagtattttgaaaattgtgGATAATGCTGGTAAGCCAAGTGAAATCTTACGTACAATTCATGTTCCAGGTACTACAGTTACACATACTGTTAGATTCTTTGACAATCACATGTTTGCTTCTTGTTCTGATGATAATGTCTTAAGATTCTGGGATACAAGAACCAACGATAAACCATTATGGATTTTAAGTGACCCTCAAAATGGTAGAATGACATCATTCGATGCCTCTACAGTCTCTAGTGATCTATTTGTCGCTGGTTTCTCTACTGGTGTTCTTAAATTATGGGATGCCCGTGCTGTTGAATCTGCCACTCAAGATTTCACTAACAGACAAAATGGTGAAGAACCAAttcaaaaggaaattgCCAACTTCTATCACTCCGGTGGTGATTCTGTTGTCGATGTTCAATTCTCTCCAACTTCTCCATCTGAAATCTTAACTGTTGGTGGTTCTGGTAATGTTTACCATTGGGATATGGAATATGCTTTGTCTAACTATGATCCAGAAGATACAAACAGAGTTCCACAAGATGCCTCCGAAGAATTACAAACTGAATCCTTAAGATTCGTTCACAGAGGTGGTAGTAGAAGAAACCCACAACAACATGGTAAGAGAAATACTGTTGCATGGCATCCTgttattgatgatttcGTTGGTACAGTCGATGAAGATAGTTTAGTCACCGTGTATAAACCTTTCACCATCTCTTCTTAA
- the NDAI0E01330 gene encoding uncharacterized protein (similar to Saccharomyces cerevisiae WTM2 (YOR229W) and UME1 (YPL139C); ancestral locus Anc_8.651) — MKPKFVSRVDDVLHFTKTMTFRSEIIPDKSKGTLSTSLLYSQGSDIYEIDCALPLASFYQTISGGSRKDSSLAIPSPEYGDAFHDVEDTKLAPKWVYLGETIAKMSYLESSMDDTTIIAMSKNGSLAWFKDGCKVPIHIVQEMMGPATRFSSIHSHVRPNSLAVSDFCLSCNLETVVKSQSSGTEEDSILKIIDNSGRPGDVLRTIHVPGTTVTHSVRFFDNHLFASCSDDNVLRFWDTRTAEKPMWILSDPQNGRMTSFDTSQVTNELFVTGFSTGIIKLWDVRAVETASNDLTHRQNGEEPIQNELINLYHSGGDSVVDIQFSPTSSSDFLTVGGTGNVYHWDMEYFFSRNDDDNEDVTNVAPEELQGQCLKFFHTGGSKRTSGLFGKRNTVAWHPIIDNLVGTVDADSLVTVYKPFTGRDLIQGEEK, encoded by the coding sequence ATGAAACCCAAATTTGTCTCTCGTGTCGATGACGTCTTGCATTTCACTAAAACGATGACTTTCAGGAGTGAAATCATCCCCGACAAATCAAAAGGAACTTTATCAACAAGTTTATTGTATTCACAAGGTAGTGACATCTACGAAATTGATTGTGCATTACCTCTAGCATCTTTTTATCAAACGATATCAGGAGGGAGCAGAAAGGATTCATCTTTAGCTATACCAAGCCCTGAATATGGAGATGCGTTCCATGATGTGGAAGATACAAAATTAGCACCAAAATGGGTTTATTTAGGTGAAACTATAGCAAAGATGAGTTATTTAGAAAGTTCCATGGACGATACTACTATAATTGCGATGTCTAAAAATGGATCATTAGCATGGTTCAAAGATGGTTGTAAAGTACCCATTCATATAGTCCAAGAAATGATGGGTCCTGCAACGAGATTTTCATCTATTCATTCTCATGTGAGGCCAAATTCCTTAGCGGTTTCTGATTTTTGTCTTTCGTGTAATTTAGAGACTGTAGTGAAATCACAGAGTAGTGGGACAGAGGAAGACagtattttgaaaattattgataattcagGAAGACCAGGTGATGTTTTGCGTACTATACATGTTCCAGGAACCACAGTGACTCATTCGGTTAGATTCTTTGATAATCACTTATTTGCATCATGTTCAGATGATAATGTTTTGAGATTTTGGGATACAAGAACTGCTGAAAAACCTATGTGGATCTTGAGTGATCCACAGAATGGTAGAATGACTTCATTTGATACATCTCAAGTCactaatgaattattcGTTACCGGGTTTAGTACAGgtatcattaaattatgGGATGTTCGTGCTGTAGAGACGGCATCTAATGATTTGACTCACAGACAAAATGGTGAAGAGCCAattcaaaatgaattaataaatttgtaTCATTCTGGTGGTGACTCTGTTGTTGATATCCAATTTTCACCAACTTCATCTTCTGATTTCTTGACCGTGGGTGGTACAGGAAACGTTTACCATTGGGATATGGAGTATTTCTTCTCAAGAAACGACGATGACAATGAAGACGTTACAAATGTTGCTCCTGAAGAATTACAAGGTCAATGcttgaaatttttccatACCGGTGGTAGTAAAAGAACCAGTGGTCTATTTGGTAAAAGAAACACTGTCGCTTGGCACCCAATAATCGATAACTTGGTTGGGACCGTAGATGCAGATAGTTTGGTAACAGTATATAAACCTTTTACGGGTAGAGATCTCATTCAAggtgaagaaaaatga
- the MCP1 gene encoding Mcp1p (similar to Saccharomyces cerevisiae YOR228C; ancestral locus Anc_8.649) has translation MVEPNFTVLPPEPVSQEELSSDELSDAASPVPKGIRKYIGILSLNLQPSSIIGLKRIQKYSTWPMLLYFPLHSVNTLILPLIEPKSLPDKFLNTISEKIPSRILTSILLGSISIHLTSGIILRVSHWLYHKRQEKDDDIHSGRIARAKASGFRPFLQTEDTSQQAIGLSGGVLGYIIGFKKRFNHAPIVVSGYLLLPFLIYHLLILKYLPGTQIENNEKFQFIRWILQNTDKSIRWIGGIVPLAILVGSGTYHIGSGMVQYAGVKDLQRRRKMATAITLLISSGIIALARLARADRVLFINKHRFLDVFKSISFR, from the coding sequence ATGGTGGAACCAAATTTCACCGTTCTACCACCAGAGCCAGTTTCCCAAGAGGAATTAAGTTCAGATGAACTCTCTGACGCAGCATCACCCGTACCCAAAGGGATACGTAAATATATTGGTATCCTTTCCCTGAACCTCCAACCTTCCTCAATTATCGGTTTAAAACGTATTCAGAAATATTCAACATGGCCTATGCTCCTCTATTTTCCCCTCCATTCAGTAAATACATTAATATTACCTTTAATAGAACCGAAATCTTTACCTGATAAGTTCTTGAATACTATATCAGAGAAAATTCCATCGAGAATTCTAACAAGTATTCTACTTGGTTCTATATCTATTCATCTCACTAGTGGAATTATTCTAAGAGTAAGCCATTGGCTTTATCATAAGCGTCAAGAAaaggatgatgatataCATAGCGGTCGTATCGCACGTGCAAAGGCTTCAGGCTTCAGACCATTCTTACAAACTGAAGATACCTCACAACAAGCCATTGGACTGAGTGGCGGTGTACTTGGATACATAATTGGATTCAAGAAAAGGTTTAACCATGCACCAATTGTAGTTTCAGGCTATCTTTTGTTACCGTTCTTAATCTATCATCTATTGATTCTAAAGTATTTACCTGGTACACAAATAGAAAATAAcgaaaaatttcaatttataaGATGGATCTTACAGAATACTGATAAATCGATTAGATGGATTGGTGGTATAGTACCTCTTGCCATTTTGGTCGGATCTGGAACCTACCATATCGGATCAGGTATGGTGCAATATGCCGGAGTGAAAGATCTTCAAAGGCGGAGGAAAATGGCCACCGCAATTACTCTTCTGATAAGTAGTGGAATAATTGCACTCGCCCGGTTAGCAAGAGCTGATCGAGttctatttattaataaacaTCGATTTTTAGACGTTTTCAAAAGCATATCTTTtagataa
- the TAM41 gene encoding putative phosphatidate cytidylyltransferase (similar to Saccharomyces cerevisiae TAM41 (YGR046W); ancestral locus Anc_1.86): MFASQLRPCTSSIAISRKLARRLQSTIAKDNVHASTKHSQMDTIIHDIVPTRDSTHQNPSEDILDSTVNNNSTGIPLLEKGIQKTDEITSKFQDYMYKFNKLPANYAANQILELEDQELQFELESILNQFNAPIKYAFGYGSGVFEQTGYNIKEKPQIDMIFGVTHPSHFHSLNMRQNPDHYSTLKYFGSEFIAKFQDIGAGIYFNPFVKINGHEVKYGIVSMKMLLKDLATWNTFYLAGRLQKPVKILKNDLRVQYWNQLNLKAAATIAKHLTLQKNNGKFDEFEFYKEITGISYLGDIRYVLGAENPNKVQNIVDKNFTRFQSYYEPIYKDVVINNSSYLPVGFTINNTTRKLRGRISRSSILQTLKGILTAGPAKSLRYAWAKKMKTFRK, from the coding sequence ATGTTTGCTTCCCAACTAAGGCCATGTACCTCATCCATTGCAATATCGAGAAAACTTGCAAGAAGATTGCAAAGTACAATAGCGAAAGATAATGTCCATGCCTCAACCAAACACTCACAGATGGATACTATAATCCACGATATTGTACCCACTAGAGATTCCACACATCAAAATCCTTCCGAAGATATTCTTGATAGCACTGTTAACAACAACAGTACAGGAATACCGCTTCTAGAAAAAGGTATCCAGAAGACAGATGAAATAACATCAAAATTCCAAGATTACATGTacaaattcaataaactACCAGCAAATTATGCTGCAAATCAAATActagaattagaagatcAAGAATTACAATTTGAATTGGAATCAATATTAAACCAATTTAATGCTCCAATCAAATACGCATTCGGTTATGGGTCAGGCGTCTTTGAACAAACAGGATACAATATCAAGGAGAAACCTCAAATAGATATGATCTTTGGTGTCACTCATCCATCTCATTTCCATTCTTTAAATATGAGACAGAACCCAGATCATTATTCaactttgaaatattttggatCTGAATTTATAGcaaaatttcaagataTTGGCGCTGGTATTTATTTCAATCCCTTTGTGAAAATTAATGGTCATGAAGTTAAATACGGTATTGTGTCAATGAAGATGTTATTGAAGGATTTGGCGACTTGGAACACTTTTTATTTGGCTGGTCGATTACAAAAACCtgtaaaaatattaaagaatgaTTTAAGAGTACAATATTGGAAccaattaaatttaaaagcAGCTGCAACAATTGCAAAACATTTAACGCtgcaaaaaaataatggtaaattcgatgaatttgaattttataAAGAAATCACTGGAATAAGCTATCTTGGTGATATTAGGTATGTTTTAGGAGCtgaaaatccaaataaaGTTCAAAATATTGTAGATAAAAACTTTACAAGATTCCAATCATACTATGAACCTATTTACAAAGATGTCGTGAtcaataattcatcttATTTACCTGTAGGATTTACAATAAACAATACAACAAGGAAGTTAAGGGGAAGGATAAGTAGGTCAAGTATTTTACAAACATTGAAAGGAATTCTTACTGCTGGACCTGCTAAATCACTAAGATATGCGTGggcaaaaaaaatgaaaacttTCAGAAAGTAA
- the MKK1 gene encoding mitogen-activated protein kinase kinase MKK1 (similar to Saccharomyces cerevisiae MKK1 (YOR231W) and MKK2 (YPL140C); ancestral locus Anc_8.652), with protein MASLFKPPETTRRNPKSPKLTLPPLLNHNNTTNSSSNSTNTLQLSLNMNETPKSSLLPIYSSASSISLSPSIDGPKSSTSISSNKRRPIPPPLPPSVQRVITPTTNANKTPLYRPPPEMTPTDISHALKELQITGQNSRTSPPLSAQSDHENNTLEKNKPLYQREDLNESVDSYYSTILSVYEQSNSNAASPIKSPTKHIPTITTTSIDTNLQQTITDTTTDELLMNKDVDQLDEEIWNCPNMKDQIITLGVLGEGAGGSVEKCKLKHGSKIFALKIVNTLNTDPEFQKQIFRELQFNKSFKSDYIVRYYGMFNDVNSSSIYIAMEYMSGKSLDAVYKNLLNRGGRIGEKVLGKIAESVLRGLSYLHEQKVIHRDIKPQNILFNEMGQVKLCDFGVSGEAVNSLATTFTGTSFYMAPERIQGQPYSVTCDVWSLGLTILEVAQGRFPFGSDKITANIAPIELLVLILTFSPQLKDEPESNISWSKAFKSFIHYCLKKEPHERPSPRQMIQHPWIQGQMKKKVNMAHFIEKCWEETA; from the coding sequence ATGgcttctttatttaaacCACCAGAAACAACGAGAAGAAATCCTAAATCTCCTAAATTAACTCTACCTCCACTATTAAATCACAATAATACTACTAATTCCAGCAGTAATTCAACAAACACTCTCCAACTTTCACTCAATATGAATGAAACACCCAAATCATCTCTTCTAccaatatattcttcagcatcttccatttctttatcACCTTCAATAGATGGTCCTAAATCATCGACCTCGATAAGCTCCAATAAGAGAAGGCCAATACCTCCTCCTTTACCACCTTCCGTTCAACGTGTAATCACACCTACAACCAATGCTAACAAAACACCTTTGTATAGACCACCACCTGAAATGACCCCTACAGATATATCGCATGCTctaaaagaattacaaataaCCGGGCAAAACTCACGAACGTCACCCCCACTTTCAGCACAAAGTGATCATGAAAATAACACACTCgagaaaaataaaccatTATATCAAAGGGAAGACTTGAATGAATCGGTAGattcttattattcaaCTATATTATCAGTTTATGAACAAAGCAACAGTAATGCGGCAAGTCCCATAAAATCGCCAACAAAACACATACCTACAATAACAACTACCAGTATTGATACCAACCTTCAACAGACTATTACAGATACAACCACGGATGAATTACTGATGAATAAAGACGTTGATCaattagatgaagaaatttggaattgCCCTAATATGAAGGATCAAATTATAACGTTAGGTGTGCTTGGAGAAGGAGCAGGGGGATCAGTTGAGAAATGTAAATTAAAACATGGGTCGAAAATTTTTGCTTTGAAAATTGTTAATACTTTGAATACTGATCctgaatttcaaaaacaaatcTTTAGAGAATTacaatttaataaaagTTTCAAATCGGATTATATTGTTAGATACTATGGGATGTTCAATGATGTGAATAGTTCATCGATTTATATTGCGATGGAATATATGAGTGGGAAATCATTAGATGCTGTATATAAGAATTTACTGAATAGAGGCGGTAGAATTGGTGAAAAAGTTCTTGGGAAAATTGCAGAAAGTGTATTAAGGGGATTATCATATTTACATGAGCAAAAAGTTATTCACAGAGACATAAAACCAcagaatattttatttaatgagATGGGACAAGTCAAATTATGCGATTTTGGTGTCAGTGGCGAAGCCGTGAATTCGTTAGCAACCACATTTACGGGGACATCATTCTATATGGCTCCAGAAAGAATTCAAGGACAGCCTTATAGTGTTACATGTGATGTATGGTCATTAGGATTGACCATATTAGAGGTAGCACAAGGTAGATTTCCATTTGGATCAGATAAAATAACGGCAAATATTGCACCAATTGAATTGTTAGTACTGATTTTGACATTTAGTCCTCAATTGAAAGACGAACCGGAATCAAATATAAGTTGGAGTAAAGctttcaaatcatttattcattattgtttgaagaaagaacCCCATGAACGTCCATCACCAAGACAAATGATACAACATCCTTGGATTCAAGGtcaaatgaagaaaaaagtgAACATGGCacatttcattgaaaaatgttgGGAAGAAACAGCTTGA
- the MGE1 gene encoding mitochondrial nucleotide exchange factor MGE1 (similar to Saccharomyces cerevisiae MGE1 (YOR232W); ancestral locus Anc_8.653) — MSALFPSMSRVAPRRLATQVAFRPTVYRTVNPRTVPLMMRLYSDKAQEKSEKTEENANENLTEEQKKIKSLQEELSAKTKEAAELKDSLLRSVADFRNLQNITKKDIQKAKDFALQKFAKDLLESVDNFGHALSAFKEEDLEKSKEIADLYTGVRMTRDVFEKTLKKHGLEKLDPMGETFDPNKHEATFEVAQPDKEPGTVFHVQQVGFTLNDRVIRPAKVGIVKSTDDN, encoded by the coding sequence ATGAGTGCATTATTCCCCTCCATGAGTAGAGTTGCTCCAAGAAGATTAGCTACACAAGTGGCATTCAGACCTACCGTCTATAGAACAGTAAACCCCAGAACTGTACCACTAATGATGAGATTATATTCAGACAAGGCACAAGAAAAATCCGAAAAAACAGAGGAAAATgctaatgaaaatttaactgaggaacaaaagaaaatcaaaagtCTGCAAGAAGAACTTTCCGCAAAGACTAAAGAAGCTgctgaattgaaagatagTCTACTAAGATCTGTTGCTGATTTCagaaatttacaaaatattactaagaaagatattcaaaaagCGAAAGATTTCGCTCTACAAAAATTCGCTAAGGATTTATTAGAATCTGTTGATAATTTTGGTCATGCATTAAGTGcattcaaagaagaagatttggaaaaatcaAAGGAGATTGCCGATCTTTATACCGGTGTTAGAATGACAAGAGATGTCTTTGAAAAGACTTTGAAGAAACATGGTCTCGAAAAGTTAGATCCAATGGGCGAAACTTTCGATCCAAATAAGCATGAAGCTACTTTTGAAGTAGCTCAGCCAGACAAAGAACCTGGAACTGTTTTCCATGTTCAACAAGTTGGTTTCACTTTGAACGACAGAGTCATTAGACCTGCTAAAGTTGGGATTGTAAAGTCCACTGACGATAATTAA
- the KIN4 gene encoding putative serine/threonine protein kinase KIN4 (similar to Saccharomyces cerevisiae KIN4 (YOR233W) and YPL141C; ancestral locus Anc_8.654), which yields MTSKLSPIRKSHIRNDTSNAKPRTEKRSSSRPLSRGKKEKLRFGNYILGATLGEGEFGKVKLGWSTASPTASLDSNSKQIAIKLIRRDYVKKGSDKEIKIYREINALKLLTHPNIVRLEEVLQNSKYIGIVLEFASGGEFYKYLQRKRRLKEPHACQLFAQLISGVTYMHSKGLVHRDLKLENLLLDKNENLIITDFGFVNEFFGSNELMKRSCGSPCYAAPELVLSTEPYRARKVDIWSCGIILYAMLAGYLPWDDDSQNPNGDDIGKLYQYITKTALKFPAYISPLARDLIRKILTANPSRRISISYICKHDWLKPHASFLAVEPREWDRMVKKKSNASRDTSSSEMKSSSLRLHSKSYRHNTIILEPTMEHSPSPPLETQSYVLKNIRASDFGNTSSSMNHESTSPATKALHNVIPSSTDSLNYLTATRKRNTSVHIPENADIHPYINTDVKHSTPTISHTPVENVTVQDVNPSIDPIFHKRQQRPVTFMTSHNAYLSNGITSPVSNISEVTNPKPKEAVSVSCNDTTEISSHRSAINSRILEDGEKENLVSEKQISIPEVTLNSVKDVEKRNNSNIEKEKLVVLLRNRKISTQLSDGDPKRESTSKRFSFFSLISKNTTSDSTGNTRNPSYRSASRQTNATEVSSQPLKGNPRRISHKSSMSNLANFNSQNTTSLRASKFRNNRASVMVSSLENPNPRVPIEKADTETSLSSKVINFFKRRSMRI from the coding sequence atgacTTCTAAACTATCCCCTATACGGAAAAGTCACATACGCAATGATACAAGTAACGCAAAACCTCGAACAGAGAAaagatcatcatcaagacCTTTATCTAGAGGGAAAAAAGAGAAACTTCGATTTGGTAATTATATCCTTGGAGCCACTCTAGGTGAAGGTGAATTTGGGAAAGTCAAACTCGGTTGGTCCACAGCTTCTCCAACGGCATCGCTTGATTCAAATTCGAAACAAATCGCTATCAAACTAATAAGACGAGATTATGTTAAGAAAGGATCAGATAAAGAGATTAAAATTTATCGTGAGATTAATGCTTTGAAACTTCTGACTCATCCGAATATCGTCAGATTGGAAGAAGTTTTACAAAACTCGAAATATATTGGGATTGTATTGGAATTTGCATCAGGCGGGgaattttataaatatttacaaaggaaaagaagGTTAAAGGAACCCCATGCTTGTCAATTGTTTGCACAATTGATAAGTGGTGTCACTTACATGCATTCAAAAGGATTGGTGCATCGAGATCTCAAATTAGAAAACCTCCTGTTggataaaaatgaaaatttgattatAACTGATTTTGGGTTTGTCAATGAGTTTTTCGGTTCCAATGAACTGATGAAACGTTCTTGTGGTTCTCCATGTTATGCAGCTCCCGAATTAGTTTTAAGTACAGAACCATATCGAGCAAGGAAGGTAGATATATGGTCATGTGGAATAATCTTATATGCAATGCTAGCTGGGTATTTACCTTGGGACGATGATTCCCAAAATCCTAACGGTGATGACATAGGTAAGTTATATCAATATATCACTAAAACTGCATTAAAGTTTCCAGCATATATCTCCCCTTTAGCAAGAGACCTTATTAGGAAAATACTTACAGCAAATCCTAGTAGGCGAATAAGTATATCATATATCTGTAAACATGATTGGTTGAAACCACATGCCTCATTTCTAGCAGTAGAACCAAGGGAATGGGACCGTATGGTTAAGAAGAAATCTAATGCTTCAAGGGACACTTCCTCATCCGAGATGAAATCATCGTCATTACGATTGCACTCTAAATCCTATCGCCACAACACCATCATACTAGAACCTACGATGGAACATAGTCCAAGTCCTCCTCTAGAGACCCAATCATATGTACTTAAGAACATCAGGGCATCGGACTTTGGAAATACGTCATCAAGTATGAATCATGAGAGCACTTCACCTGCCACAAAGGCCTTACATAATGTAATACCGTCTTCCACCGATTCGCTAAATTATCTGACAGCTACGAGGAAACGTAACACTAGTGTTCATATACCAGAGAATGCAGATATACACCCTTACATAAATACGGACGTTAAACATAGTACGCCAACCATCAGCCATACACCTGTTGAAAATGTCACTGTACAAGACGTGAACCCATCGATCGATCCTATATTTCACAAGAGGCAGCAGAGACCTGTCACATTTATGACAAGTCACAATGCATATCTTTCCAATGGCATAACATCCCCAGTATCAAATATCTCTGAGGTTACCAATCCCAAACCAAAAGAAGCTGTTTCTGTCTCTTGTAATGATACAACAGAAATTTCATCTCATCGATCTGCTATTAATTCCAGAATACTTGAAGATggagaaaaagaaaacttAGTGTCAGAGAAACAAATATCAATCCCAGAAGTAACATTAAATTCGGTAAAGGATGTtgagaaaagaaataatagcaatattgagaaagaaaaactgGTAGTTCTTCTCCGAAATAGAAAAATCTCAACGCAACTTTCTGATGGAGACCCAAAACGAGAATCAACAAGTAAAAGATTCagtttcttttcattaataagTAAAAATACAACTTCTGATTCAACGGGAAATACTCGTAATCCCTCTTATAGATCTGCATCACGACAAACAAACGCCACAGAAGTTTCTTCGCAACCTCTGAAAGGAAACCCTCGACGGATTTCACATAAGAGCTCTATGTCAAATTTAGCAAATTTCAATTCCCAGAACACAACGAGTCTTCGAGCTAGTAAATTTAGAAATAATAGAGCATCAGTAATGGTATCTTCATTAGAAAACCCAAATCCACGTGTTCCTATTGAAAAAGCTGATACCGAGACGAGtttatcttcaaaagtgatcaatttctttaaaaggAGAAGTATGAGAATTTGA